A single region of the Opitutaceae bacterium genome encodes:
- a CDS encoding PRTRC system protein D, whose translation MSAHRFSVRALDLGYGHVKFTDGRSDDGAVRCDSFPSQSPAAMENTLDGAVVQRRDTHIVRVGNHLYEVGRAVALASGANHESEVLDQDFALGDPYAARLYGALSYMAGGLPAHTLDFLVLGLPLTTFHTHSEAVSKKFSGDLLINANGDRLIVRECCVYPQPLGAYMAFMTEQPVESRTRAPMALVVDPGYNTVDWFVVQGMSASESRSNATLRGVSAVLRAIAQKITKSVRGATVTEVVRRLDESLTTGLPFTMYGKPIDLDKFMPAGTVVIEEAVQAIKNSVGSGVDIDVIVLAGGGAKLYAKALAAKFPQHKLVTLENPAFANVRGFQYIGERLAASAARAAGNAA comes from the coding sequence ATGTCAGCACACAGATTTTCGGTTCGCGCGCTCGATCTTGGATATGGCCACGTCAAATTCACCGATGGGCGCTCGGATGATGGTGCGGTACGTTGCGACAGCTTCCCTTCGCAATCGCCAGCGGCGATGGAAAACACTCTGGACGGCGCCGTGGTGCAGCGACGCGACACGCACATTGTGCGAGTGGGCAACCATCTTTACGAGGTTGGCCGGGCGGTCGCTTTAGCGAGCGGCGCTAATCATGAAAGCGAAGTGCTCGACCAGGATTTCGCGCTGGGCGATCCTTACGCCGCCCGTCTGTATGGTGCGCTGTCATATATGGCAGGCGGCCTTCCCGCGCATACGCTTGATTTCCTCGTCCTTGGCCTGCCGTTGACCACCTTCCACACGCACTCCGAGGCGGTCAGCAAGAAATTCAGCGGCGACCTGCTTATCAACGCTAATGGCGATCGCCTCATTGTCCGGGAATGCTGTGTTTATCCGCAGCCGCTTGGCGCCTATATGGCGTTCATGACAGAACAGCCGGTCGAGTCCAGGACCCGCGCGCCAATGGCGCTTGTCGTGGACCCCGGCTACAACACGGTCGATTGGTTCGTGGTCCAGGGAATGAGCGCAAGCGAGTCGCGCTCGAATGCGACGCTGCGCGGCGTCTCAGCGGTACTGCGCGCCATCGCTCAGAAAATTACCAAGAGCGTACGAGGCGCGACTGTGACAGAGGTGGTGCGCCGGCTCGATGAGTCCCTCACCACCGGGCTGCCATTCACCATGTACGGCAAGCCGATCGACCTGGACAAGTTCATGCCCGCCGGCACCGTGGTTATTGAGGAGGCCGTCCAGGCGATAAAGAACTCAGTTGGGTCCGGCGTCGACATTGATGTCATTGTGCTCGCCGGCGGGGGCGCGAAGCTATACGCCAAGGCCCTCGCCGCAAAATTCCCGCAGCACAAACTCGTCACTCTGGAAAATCCGGCCTTTGCAAACGTGCGAGGGTTTCA